A window of Rhododendron vialii isolate Sample 1 chromosome 11a, ASM3025357v1 contains these coding sequences:
- the LOC131306910 gene encoding G-type lectin S-receptor-like serine/threonine-protein kinase SD1-1, protein MVSIVVTSVVLTSILIITVVYWLVMKKRRRGIDIQESDEENVELPIFDMVTIAGATNNFSDTNKIGEGGFGFVYKGHLSNGKDIAVKQLSTKSKQGLKEFKNKVILIAKLQHRNLVRLLGYCICGEERMLVYQYMPNGSLDSFIFDIIVGIARGVLYLHQDSRLRVIHRDLKASNVLLDSEMNPKISDFGLARAFGGDHGYMAPKYTIDGLFSTKSDIFSFGVIVLEIISGKRNRKFHHEDHDLNLIGHAWKLWIDGKASKLIDPLTEGSFSMSKQLRCIQIGLLCVQKCPKDRPSMSSVVLMLVYETVVLAQPKRPGFYIESPKETHEGSPAKSYASINEVTITHLEAR, encoded by the exons ATGGTGTCCATTGTGGTAACATCTGTTGTCTTGACATCAATCCTAATTATCACCGTAGTTTATTGGTTGGTGATGAAGAAGCGAAGAAGAG GGATAGACATACAAGAAAGTGATGAAGAAAATGTAGAATTGCCCATCTTTGATATGGTCACCATTGCAGGGGCAACTAACAACTTTTCTGATACAAATAAAATTGGAGAGGGGGGATTCGGCTTTGTTTACAag GGGCATCTATCAAATGGAAAAGACATAGCTGTTAAGCAACTTTCGACGAAATCCAAACAAGGTCTTAAGGAATTCAAAAACAAGGTTATTTTGATCGCCAAACTTCAACACCGTAATCTAGTTAGGCTTTTGGGCTATTGCATCTGTGGAGAAGAACGAATGCTAGTTTACCAATACATGCCTAACGGAAGCTTGGATTCCTTCATTTTTG ATATCATTGTTGGGATTGCTCGAGGGGTTCTTTATCTTCATCAAGATTCGAGATTGAGAGTCATTCATAGGGATCTTAAAGCCAGCAATGTGCTACTTGATAGTGAGATGAATCCtaaaatttcagattttggcTTGGCTAGGGCTTTTGGAGGTGATCA TGGTTACATGGCTCCCAAATACACAATCGATGGcctattttcaacaaaatctgaTATTTTTAGCTTCGGAGTCATAGTTTTGGAGATAATAAGTGGCAAAAGGAACAGAAAATTCCATCACGAAGACCATGATCTAAACCTTATTGGACAT GCATGGAAACTTTGGATTGACGGAAAGGCTTCCAAGTTAATAGATCCACTAACGGAAGGATCATTTTCAATGTCTAAACAGTTGAGATGCATACAGATTGGTCTCCTATGCGTGCAGAAATGTCCTAAAGACAGACCGTCTATGTCATCGGTGGTCTTAATGTTAGTTTATGAGACTGTAGTTTTGGCCCAGCCCAAGCGACCTGGCTTTTACATTGAGAGTCCCAAAGAGACGCATGAAGGTTCGCCGGCTAAAAGTTATGCTAGCATCAATGAAGTTACAATAACTCACCTAGAGGCTcgctaa